Proteins encoded in a region of the Podospora pseudopauciseta strain CBS 411.78 chromosome 6, whole genome shotgun sequence genome:
- a CDS encoding hypothetical protein (COG:Q; EggNog:ENOG503NV0J) yields MGWPPCRCRWPKLTERKWVKRKSQLNSHGGLVSWLRFSLGPPSHRTGPSQPLRRQAIMETAPASNPDPTGVVHEWKLKHKVEAIRERDSRSGLPLRELGVTWKDLTVSAISSDAAIHENVISQFNIPKKIQESRHKPPLKTILDKTHGCVKPGEMLLVLGRPGSGCTTLLKMIANHRKGYQNVEGDVKYGSMDASEAEKYRGQIVMNTEEELFFPSLTVGQTMDFATRLKIPFQLPDGVQSKEEYRQEMMEFLLESMSITHTRGTKVGNEFVRGVSGGERKRVSIIETLATRGSVFCWDNSTRGLDASTALDYTKAIRALTDVLGLASIVTLYQAGNGIYDLFDKVLVLDAGKEIYYGPMKDARPFMEQLGFVCRDGANVADYLTGVTVPTERLIAPGYEKTFPRNPDQLRSEYEKSNIYQKMIAEYSYPETEEAKEKTKLFQGGVAAERDSHLPNNSPLTVSFPQQVLACIIRQYQILWGDKATIAIKQGSTLAQALISGSLFYNAPNNSSGIFLKGGALFFALLHNCLLSMSEVTDSFHGRPVLAKHKAFAYFHPAAFCIAQVTADIPVLLFQVFIFAIVQYFMVGLTMTAGGWFTYWIVVFATTMCMTACFRMIGAAFSNFDAASKISGLAVKLLIMYTGYMIIRPKMHPWFGWIFWINPLAYAFDALLSNEFKGQIIPCVGPNLVPTGPGYMGLEVGQQACAGVGGAVPGRSYVLGDDYLSSLEYGSGHIWRNFGIVWAFWALFVTITILATTNWKSASEGGPSLLIPREKSKVGLHGARRNKAGDEEAAVDEKGGFSSGSGSETDETLAVKGADAQMQKQEVDLVRNTSVFTWKDLCYTVSTPDGDRQLLDNVQGWVKPGMLGALMGSSGAGKTTLLDVLAQRKTEGVIKGSIMVDGRELPVSFQRNAGYCEQLDVHEPYATVREALEFSALLRQPREVPREEKLRYVDTIIDLLELHDLADTLIGRVGMGLSVEQRKRVTIGVELVAKPSILIFLDEPTSGLDGQSAYNTVRFLRKLADVGQAVLVTIHQPSAQLFAQFDTLLLLQRGGKTVYFGDIGDNAATVKNYFARYGAPCPKDANPAEHMIDVVSGHLSQGRDWNEVWLSSPEHSAVVKELDEIISEAASKPAGYVDDGREFATPLLEQTKVVTKRMNISLYRNRDYVNNKIMLHVSAALINGFSFWMIGDDISDLQMILFTIFQFIFVAPGVIAQLQPLFIDRRNIFEAREKKSKMYSWIAFVTGLITSEIPYLMICGVLYYCCWYYTVGFPTSSKRAGATLFVMLMYEFVYTGMGQFIAAYAPNAVFASLANPFVIGILVAFCGVLVPYAQIQVFWRYWIYYLNPFNYLMGSMLVFAAWDWPINCNPHELARFDPPNGTTCGDYLSTYLEKGYGMAANLLNPDALSECQVCQFKSGSDYLRTINLMEYSYGWRDAGIVVIFVISSYAMVYGLMKLRTKTSKKAE; encoded by the exons ATGGGTTGGCCGCCctgccgatgccgatggcCGAAGCTGACTGAGAGGAAATgggtgaaaagaaaaagtcaaTTAAATAGCCATGGGGGCCTCGTTTCTTGGCTCCGATTCTCTCTTGGTCCTCCATCCCATCGTACCGGTCCCTCTCAACCCCTTCGCCGGCAAGCCATCATGGAGACGGCACCAGCTTCCAACCCCGACCCCACGGGAGTCGTCCACGAATGGAAACTCAAGCACAAGGTCGAGGCCATCCGTGAACGCGACAGCCGCTCTGGCCTTCCCCTGAGAGAGCTTGGTGTCACTTGGAAAGATCTCACCGTCAGCGCCATTTCCTCCGACGCCGCCATCCACGAGAACGTTATCTCCCAGTTCAACATCCCCAAGAAGATCCAGGAATCCCGCCACAAGCCGCCCCTCAAGACCATCCTAGACAAGACTCATGGCTGCGTCAAGCCAGGAGAGATGCTCCTGGTTTTGGGCCGTCCGGGCTCGGGGTGTACGACCTTGCTCAAAATGATTGCCAACCACAGGAAGGGCTATCAGAACGTGGAGGGAGATGTCAAGTATGGCAGTATGGACGCATCGGAAGCGGAAAAGTACCGTGGCCAGATCGTCATGAacaccgaggaggagctcttcttcccctccctcaccgtgGGGCAGACCATGGACTTTGCTACTCGTCTCAAGATCCCCTTCCAGCTGCCCGATGGCGTGCAGTCCAAGGAGGAGTACCGCCAGGAAATGATGGAGTTTCTCCTGGAGAGCATGAGCATCACCCACACCAGAGGCACCAAGGTCGGCAATGAGTTCGTCAGAGGTGTTTCCGGAGGGGAGCGAAAGAGAGTGTCCATCATTGAAACGTTGGCTACAAGAGGCAGTGTCTTTTGCTGGGACAACAGCACAAGGGGTCTCGACGCGAGCAC AGCTCTGGACTACACCAAGGCCATCCGTGCCCTGACTGACGTTCTCGGGTTGGCCTCGATTGTCACATTGTACCAAGCAGGCAACGGCATCTACGACCTCTTCGACAAAGTCCTGGTCCTCGACGCCGGAAAAGAGATCTACTACGGCCCCATGAAGGATGCTCGCCCGTTCATGGAGCAGCTTGGTTTCGTGTGCCGCGACGGAGCCAATGTTGCTGACTACCTCACCGGTGTCACGGTCCCTACTGAACGCTTGATTGCCCCCGGCTACGAAAAGACCTTCCCCCGCAACCCCGACCAGCTGAGAAGCGAGTACGAAAAGTCCAACATCTACCAGAAGATGATCGCCGAGTACAGCTACCCAGAGAcagaggaggccaaggagaagaccAAGCTGTTTCAGGGCGGCGTCGCAGCTGAAAGGGACAgccacctccccaacaacagcccctTGACCGTTTCCTTCCCTCAGCAAGTCCTTGCCTGCATCATCCGGCAATACCAGATCCTCTGGGGCGACAAGGCCACCATTGCCATCAAGCAGGGCTCGACACTGGCACAAGCCCTGATCTCCGGTTCTCTCTTCTACAACGCCCCCAACAACTCGTCCGGTATCTTCCTCAAGGGAGGTGCCTTGTTCTTCGCCCTTCTCCACAACTGTTTGCTCTCCATGTCTGAGGTTACCGATTCCTTCCACGGCCGCCCCGTGCTCGCGAAGCACAAGGCCTTTGCCTACTTCCACCCCGCCGCCTTCTGTATCGCTCAAGTCACTGCCGACATTCCCGTTCTGCTGTTCCAGGTTTTCATTTTTGCCATCGTTCAGTACTTCATGGTCGGGCTCACCATGACAGCCGGCGGTTGGTTCACATACTGGATTGTTGTCTTTGCTACCACCATG TGCATGACCGCCTGCTTCCGCATGATTGGTGCTGCGTTTTCCAACTTTGATGCCGCCTCCAAGATCTCGGGCTTGGCCGTCAAGCTGCTCATCATGTACACGGGCTACATGATTATCCGGCCCAAGATGCACCCCTGGTTCGGCTGGATCTTCTGGATCAACCCCCTGGCTTACGCCTTTGACGCTCTCCTCTCCAACGAGTTCAAGGGCCAAATCATTCCTTGCGTCGGACCAAACCTCGTTCCCACTGGACCTGGATACATGGGCCTCGAGGTTGGCCAGCAGGCATGTGCTGGCGTGGGCGGCGCCGTGCCAGGTCGCAGCTACGTTCTCGGCGATGACTACTTGAGCTCCTTGGAGTACGGAAGCGGCCACATCTGGAGGAACTTTGGAATTGTCTGGGCTTTCTGGGCCTTGTTCGTCACCATCACGATTctggccaccaccaactgGAAGTCTGCGTCTGAGGGTGGGCCCTCCTTGTTGATTCCCAGGGAAAAGTCAAAGGTTGGGCTTCATGGCGCTCGCAGGAACAAGGCTGGCGACGAAGAAGCGGCCGTTGACGAAAAGGGCGGCTTCTCCTCGGGCAGCGGCAGCGAGACGGACGAGACACTTGCCGTCAAGGGCGCAGATGCGCAGATGCAAAAGCAGGAGGTAGATCTTGTTCGCAACACTTCGGTCTTCACATGGAAGGATCTCTGTTACACTGTTTCTACCCCTGACGGCGATCGCCAGCTCTTGGACAACGTGCAAGGATGGGTCAAGCCTGGCATGCTGGGTGCCTTGATGGGCTCTTCTGGTGCTGGCAAGACCACTCTCTTGGATGTCCTTGCGCAGAGAAAGACTGAAGGTGTTATCAAGGGAAGCATCATGGTCGATGGTCGTGAGCTGCCTGTCTCTTTCCAGAGAAATGCGGGCTACTGTGAGCAGCTTGACGTGCATGAGCCGTATGCTACCGTCCGGGAGGCGCTCGAGTTCAGCGCCCTTCTGCGGCAGCCTCGCGAGGTCCCCCGTGAGGAAAAGTTGCGCTATGTCGACACCATCATTGACCTCCTCGAGCTGCACGACCTGGCTGACACCCTGATTGGCCGCGTCGGCATGGGTCTGTCTGTGGAACAGCGCAAGCGTGTCACTATCGGAGTCGAACTTGTCGCCAAGCCCTcgatcttgatcttcttggaTGAGCCCACCTCGGGCCTCGATGGCCAGTCTGCCTACAACACGGTCCGCTTCCTCCGCAAACTCGCCGACGTTGGTCAAGCCGTCTTGGTCACGATTCACCAGCCCTCGGCCCAGCTCTTTGCCCAGTTCGACACATTGCTTCTGTTGCAACGCGGCGGAAAGACGGTCTATTTTGGTGACATTGGCGACAACGCTGCTACTGTCAAGAACTATTTCGCCCGCTACGGTGCCCCCTGCCCCAAGGACGCTAACCCTGCCGAGCACATGATCGATGTGGTGTCTGGCCATCTCTCCCAGGGCCGTGACTGGAATGAGGTTTGGCTCTCGTCTCCCGAACACAGCGCAGTCGTCAAGGAGCTTGATGAGATCATATCCGAGGCCGCTTCCAAGCCTGCTGGCTATGTGGACGACGGCCGCGAGTTTGCCACGCCCCTTTTGGAGCAAACCAAGGTTGTCACGAAGCGCATGAACATTTCCCTGTACCGCAACCGAGACTatgtcaacaacaagatcATGCTGCACGTCTCGGCCGCGCTTATCAATGGCTTCAGTTTCTGGATGATTGGCGACGACATTTCGGATTTGCAGATGATTCTCTTCACCATCTTCCAGTTCATCTTCGTCGCTCCCGGTGTCATTGCCCAGCTGCAGCCGCTCTTCATCGACCGCCGCAACATCTTTGAGGCCCgcgagaagaagagcaagatgTACTCTTGGATTGCCTTCGTCACGGGTCTGATCACGTCTGAGATTCCTTACCTCATGATTTGCGGCGTCTTGTATTACTGCTGCTGGTACTACACAGTCGGCTTCCCTACCTCGTCCAAGCGTGCCGGCGCGACGCTGTTTGTCATGCTCATGTACGAATTTGTCTACACGGGCATGGGCCAGTTCATCGCAGCCTACGCCCCCAATGCCGTCTTTGCCTCGCTCGCCAACCCCTTCGTCATTGGAATCTTAGTCGCCTTCTGCGGTGTCTTGGTCCCCTACGCACAGATCCAGGTCTTTTGGAGGTATTGGATCTACTacctcaaccccttcaacTACCTCATGGGGTCCATGCTGGTCTTTGCTGCCTGGGACTGGCCCATCAACTGCAACCCTCACGAGCTGGCCAGGTTCGATCCTCCCAACGGCACCACTTGTGGCGACTACCTGAGCACCTATCTTGAGAAGGGGTACGGCATGGCTGCGAACTTGTTAAACCCCGATGCTCTTTCCGAGTGCCAGGTCTGCCAGTTCAAGTCTGGAAGCGACTACCTTCGCACCATCAACCTGATGGAGTACAGCTACGGCTGGAGAGATGCCGGCATTGTCGTCATCTTTGTTATCAGCTCGTATGCTATGGTCTATGGCTTGATGAAGCTGAGAACAAAGACCAGCAAGAAGGCTGAGTGA
- a CDS encoding hypothetical protein (EggNog:ENOG503NWUN; COG:S; MEROPS:MER0031610) produces the protein MSNPGLLYVTMEPRRHDEEFLNQFHEWYQNEHGPTRLRLPHIFPNGFRYRATDSLKPEFLAIYDVTEMRHLETPVYTQLRGNRTKREGETIGQVDVDRRFFDLLGEQAKEGFTKIEDLSDREAEGQVLIAVEVEVKGGEQGEKEITKWYLEEHIPMLSKIPGWLRSRVCRTPSLIEGGDKVRIVTLHEYEKVNGLGGEEHKASMDTKWRTEVFDKWITAKHRRTYELFYVFGPGPRELETLSKLPESKGFKWEDGKIETVPGKDTAAVNAYVYAKDGLTIRYRLEGNVSPKAPTVAFSNSLLTDYHMWDELVAILKAARPDLRILRYDTRGRHEIPLPPVPATLDMLADDLQTLLKGLRIEKLHALVGVSMGGATTLKFALKYPELVDRIVACDFNVASSDANTAAWKDRIVVAEKNIRDLAGVTVERWFHPHTMTEKPEIAKWMTDMVAGNNVEGFKYSCQALWGYNMREEMKGCKVNTLFVVGDGDGKGALVKAMEGFKANLGEMGAELKIVPNAGHLPMSEAASDFWEAINEFL, from the coding sequence ATGTCCAATCCCGGCCTCTTGTACGTCACCATGGAGCCTCGTCGCCACGACGAGGAGTTCCTCAACCAGTTCCATGAGTGGTACCAAAACGAGCACGGCCCGACCCGGCTCCGGCTGCCGCATATTTTCCCGAATGGTTTCCGCTACCGGGCCACCGACTCTCTGAAGCCCGAGTTCCTGGCCATTTACGACGTCACCGAAATGCGCCATTTGGAAACACCCGTCTACACGCAGCTGAGGGGGAACAGAACCAAGCGGGAAGGCGAGACCATTGGCCAAGTGGACGTCGACAGGAGATTTTTCGACCTGCTGGGAGAACAGGCCAAGGAGGGCTTCACCAAGATTGAGGACTTGAGCGATCGGGAGGCCGAGGGACAGGTCTTGATCGCCGTCGAGGTTGAAGTCAAGGGCGGGGAGcaaggggagaaggagatcaCCAAGTGGTACCTGGAGGAGCACATTCCCATGTTGAGCAAGATTCCGGGCTGGCTGAGGAGCAGGGTTTGCCGGACTCCCTCCTTGATCGAGGGAGGTGACAAGGTCAGAATTGTGACGCTGCATGAATATGAAAAGGTGAAtgggctgggaggggaggagcaCAAGGCGTCCATGGACACCAAGTGGCGGACTGAGGTGTTTGACAAGTGGATCACGGCCAAGCACAGGCGGACGTATGAGCTGTTCTACGTGTTTGGACCGGGCCCAAGAGAACTGGAGACACTGAGCAAGCTCCCCGAGAGCAAGGGTTTCAAGTGGGAAGACGGCAAGATTGAGACGGTTCCTGGGAAGGATACGGCGGCTGTGAATGCCTATGTGTATGCCAAGGATGGGCTCACGATCCGCTACCGGTTGGAGGGCAACGTCTCGCCCAAGGCCCCCACCGTGGCATTCAGCAACTCTCTGTTGACGGACTACCACATGTGGGATGAGTTGGTGGCCATTCTGAAGGCTGCGCGTCCCGACTTGCGCATCCTGAGATATGACACCCGCGGCAGACATGAGATTCCCTTGCCTCCTGTTCCTGCGACGTTGGACATGCTTGCCGACGACCTTCAGACTCTTCTCAAGGGCCTCAGGATTGAAAAGCTGCATGCTTTGGTCGGCGTCTCTATGGGCGGTGCCACCACGCTCAAGTTTGCGCTCAAGTACCCCGAGCTGGTGGACAGGATCGTGGCCTGCGACTTCAACGTTGCCAGCTCTGATGCCAACACAGCTGCCTGGAAGGACCGCATTGTGGTGGCTGAGAAGAACATCCGGGACCTAGCCGGTGTGACGGTGGAGAGATGGTTCCATCCTCACACCATGACTGAGAAGCCCGAGATTGCCAAGTGGATGACTGACATGGTGGCGGGAAACAACGTCGAGGGCTTCAAGTACAGCTGCCAGGCACTCTGGGGCTACAACATGAGAGAGGAAATGAAGGGATGCAAGGTCAACACTCTCTTCGTTgtgggcgatggcgatggcaaGGGCGCTCTGGTTAAGGCTATGGAGGGTTTCAAGGCCAATCTCGGCGAGATGGGGGCGGAGCTCAAGATTGTTCCCAACGCCGGGCATTTGCCCATGTCCGAGGCGGCGAGCGACTTCTGGGAGGCCATCAACGAATTTCTTTGA
- a CDS encoding hypothetical protein (EggNog:ENOG503NZQA), with the protein MAAFAGRSCNVIPESIASDAGVAGAGVLLSSTVTAFLVIGMAASLILHDVRWPRKCIRNPSIVRRKLLSGYSDQQILVGIGLQSVGLVKSWQLSPYHFFIICMLSLLSMATHNAALLSLVNDFKRDWVLRWMRQLLMFLNLLLSIVYGVFLLQAKIKDLPDTLPIACAWTRPSDTTRLGGLDVVATVVVVALNCLIFGLATWYLQSRRQKSRAFRVVQAMGIVAMAGIAFGATTRAYLLSQAFGTPDVLLSDEGEKTWSFGQLLGMLMLLLPVISIIEIKRGDASIAPPMPDDVYSSGEDSPERLVGRELAPMKA; encoded by the exons ATGGCGGCTTTTGCAGGCAGAAGTTGCAATGTCATTCCAGAAAGCATTGCAAGCGATGCCGGTGTAGCGGGAGCTGGT GTCTTGCTATCATCCACAGTTACCGCCTTCCTTGTCATAGGCATGGCTGCAAGTCTCATTCTCCACGATGTTCGGTGGCCAAGAAAGTGTATCCGGAACCCCTCCATCGTCCGAAGAAAGCTGCTCTCGGGCTACTCTGATCAGCAGATTCTCGTGGGCATCGGCCTGCAGTCTGTCGGGTTGGTCAAGTCGTGGCAGCTTTCCCCGTATcacttcttcatcatctgtATGCTCTCTCTTTTGTCCATGGCCACCCACAACGCCGCGCTGTTGTCTCTGGTAAACGACTTCAAGAGAGACTGGGTGCTCAGATGGATGAGACAGCTTTTGATGTTCCTCAACCTGCTCCTCTCCATCGTGTACGGCGTCTTTTTGCTGCAGGCCAAGATCAAAGATCTGCCGGATACCCTGCCCATCGCATGTGCTTGGACTCGCCCTTCTGATACGACTAGACTGGGCGGCCTGGACGTGGTGGCTACCGTGGTCGTGGTAGCCTTGAACTGCCTGATCTTTGGGCTTGCCACCTGGTATCTTCAGAGCAGGAGGCAAAAGTCACGCGCTTTTCGCGTGGTACAAGCCATGGGCATTGTTGCCATGGCAGGCATTGCTTTCGGGGCCACCACGCGGGcctacctcctctcccaagcGTTTGGCACACCAGATGTCCTGTTGTCtgatgagggggaaaagACGTGGAGCTTCGGCCAGCTGTTGGGcatgttgatgttgctgctgcccgtCATTTCGATTATTGAAATCAAGAGGGGCGACGCTTCCATTGCGCCCCCCATGCCAGATGATGTCTACAGCTCGGGTGAGGATAGCCCAGAGAGGCttgtggggagggagctTGCACCTATGAAGGCATAG
- a CDS encoding hypothetical protein (COG:I; EggNog:ENOG503P1H8): MHPKPRHRVLDVILQINPLVLATGRTKYQVVFQEFSQKFAQRLWLPVYGALQIRIMQTLSLKRATAVAAHPSSLKLNKRLARISILILSFTLSVALFAWTKQHDRHAQRSWLSGLLHRAKYGGERETPFYPHDTTTSFSPVSFPADQIENLSTKDMCASFPHYLIREHIQPVLKMGHGENRDMINAQLNSVSACFHPDELLIFSDLPETLPNGHQAVDILHNLPQRYRMINDTPEAQPEPDFAAYEAMHDLFRAGNLTAENNPTMKNKRTGWRLDKYKFLAQVERAWTERKNKDWYFFYESDTFVSWDNVFRFLSTLDPNKALYMGSPSPGRRDPKTDEETWFANGGPGYVLSRGAMRVLFEKRPSSRETGVWTEEPFLLKYINVVRTDPCGDAILGWVLWLVGIRLSGFFPSFNTYALHSLPYTQRLWCQSFLTMHKLSPKEMVLLWRWEYGNRKLGRPLMYADLFESFFLPEIEEADSRNNWDNTNWDRLARGSDVYVDSVEECREACEKKTSCLQYHWNGKQARKCVLMPFLTLGRAKDPETVVKKEGGEERFIYTSGWIKPRIKSWAKEHPCAIPDWLSPSTERHY, translated from the coding sequence ATGCATCCCAAACCGCGTCATCGTGTTCTCGATGTGATCCTTCAAATCAACCCCTTGGTCTTGGCGACAGGACGCACAAAGTATCAGGTCGTCTTCCAGGAATTCTCTCAAAAATTTGCACAAAGGCTCTGGCTGCCTGTCTATGGTGCTCTGCAGATACGGATCATGCAGACGCTTTCACTGAAGCGTGCTACGGCGGTGGCTGCACACCCTTCCAGCCTCAAGCTCAACAAACGCCTTGCCCGCATTTCTATCCTTATTCTTAGCTTCACCCTATCTGTGGCTCTGTTTGCTTGGACCAAACAGCATGACCGGCACGCCCAGCGATCCTGGCTCTCAGGGCTGTTGCACAGAGCAAAGTATGGTGGAGAACGGGAGACCCCCTTTTACCCTCACGACACAACAACCAGCTTTTCACCCGTGTCTTTCCCTGCGGATCAAATCGAGAACTTGTCCACCAAAGACATGTGTGCTTCCTTCCCCCACTACCTCATCCGAGAACACATCCAACCAGTCTTGAAGATGGGCCATGGCGAAAACCGCGACATGATCAATGCCCAGCTCAACAGCGTATCCGCCTGCTTCCACCCGGATGAGCTCCTCATTTTCTCAGACCTCCCAGAGACACTGCCAAATGGGCACCAGGCAGTCgacatcctccacaacctTCCGCAGAGGTACAGGATGATCAACGACACCCCCGAAGCCCAGCCAGAGCCCGACTTTGCTGCCTACGAAGCCATGCACGACCTCTTCCGAGCCGGGAACCTGACTGCCGAAAACAATCCGACGATGAAGAATAAAAGGACCGGGTGGAGGTTGGACAAGTACAAGTTCCTGGCGCAGGTAGAGCGTGCCTGGACCGAGAGAAAGAACAAGGACTGGTATTTCTTTTACGAGAGCGACACGTTTGTCTCGTGGGACAATGTGTTCCGGTTCCTGTCAACGCTCGATCCCAACAAGGCGCTGTACATGGGGAGCCCTTCTCCAGGCCGTCGCGATCCCAAGACAGATGAGGAGACTTGGTTTGCCAACGGAGGTCCGGGTTATGTGCTTTCGCGGGGCGCGATGAGGGTCCTGTTTGAGAAGAGACCTTCGTCGCGGGAAACGGGGGTGTGGACGGAAGAGCCGTTTCTCCTGAAATACATAAACGTTGTGAGGACAGACCCGTGTGGTGATGCCATTCTGGGTTGGGTGCTTTGGCTCGTAGGGATACGGCTCAGCGGCTTCTTTCCGTCGTTTAACACGTATGCACTACACTCACTACCATACACACAGAGGTTGTGGTGTCAAAGCTTTTTGACTATGCACAAGCTAAGCCCAAAAGAGATGGTCCTGCTTTGGAGATGGGAGTACGGAAACAGGAAGCTGGGTCGGCCGTTGATGTACGCCGACTTGTTCGAGAGCTTCTTCCTGCCGGAGATTGAAGAGGCTGATTCGAGAAACAACTGGGACAATACAAACTGGGATCGGCTGGCGCGTGGCAGTGATGTATACGTTGACAGTGTGGAGGAGTGCCGCGAGGCCTGCGAAAAGAAGACCAGCTGTCTTCAGTATCATTGGAATGGCAAACAAGCCAGAAAGTGTGTATTAATGCCCTTTCTCACACTGGGGCGAGCAAAGGATCCCGAGACAGTGGTGAAGAAAGAGGGCGGAGAAGAGCGATTCATTTACACCAGTGGCTGGATAAAACCTCGCATCAAGAGCTGGGCCAAGGAGCATCCTTGCGCGATACCTGACTGGTTGAGTCCCAGTACTGAAAGGCATTATTGA
- a CDS encoding hypothetical protein (COG:K; EggNog:ENOG503NYQV), with protein sequence MGRKRACDACHKRKIQCEPAHPSCDWCKHHDLECTFDREIRPRKRGVSKKPSSTRLNNRPTPHAPEETLTHKLQPLEALLMDPLTAPAPLSSSTNTFSPCRDPEGLPPPSPVSGSRPCFGKLHFAGYHLGEISSYNGVPHFSTTGREWIRSRAGQAPVFPAVWDDDEVDRGAPQLGKEDVLPPIEEPPSLPDRAVTERYLAFFGTSHFRLVFPVLDTVLFEETIDTAYGLGSPGPHELLVAKTCVFAFLCMVTLFVGSESPVVPPIEGDVMAAKAQHLLPAALRRDFTLTSLQTMIMLTMYQLFAGRVQSSLICLSLACRIMFMLGAHTIANPWSSSSPASRAPKLLRKLFWLTYNFDKELSLRTGQPPCIPDEHCDLSLPPNYALTQYLDRYMQVDHDDETMIPSLPGDLRLTLIKSKTCQLLYSAEALRKTDAELLRNIRELDDELEKWRLSVPLKHRPALSISRHVGVNKALSEAHDSVRTIVINFEYHYLVATIHRATGRCRAWGAHGEVVPGEEMKGVSSSLALSVEASRSTLLYLRSALPVLMAPEVFCMMLFYPMSAVLNIFCSVLLNPLEPQAEADVALLDSAPEMIRNMRIKQVAKNEMLQLKLVEEFITELSRLSRCAIVEAARRHGVMDIDGGG encoded by the exons ATGGGGCGCAAGCGGGCTTGCGATGCGTGTCACAAGAGAAAG ATTCAGTGTGAACCCGCCCATCCCTCCTGTGACTGGTGTAAACACCATGACCTCGAATGCACCTTTGATCGTGAGATACgcccgaggaagaggggcgTGTCCAAGAAGCCATCGAGCACAAGATTAAATAACAGGCCGACTCCTCACGCACCTGAAGAAACCCTGACCCACAAGCTGCAGCCGCTCGAGGCTCTGTTGATGGACCCTCTGACCGCTCCAGCGCCGCTGTCCTCTTCCACAAACACCTTCTCCCCGTGCCGAGATCCCGAGGGTCTgcctccaccgtcccccgTATCTGGCTCCCGGCCCTGTTTCGGCAAGCTGCACTTTGCCGGGTACCACCTTGGCGAGATCAGCTCGTACAACGGAGTTCCGCATTTCTCGACCACGGGCCGGGAGTGGATTCGCTCCCGTGCCGGCCAGGCCCCCGTATTTCCTGCCGTGtgggatgacgatgaagtTGACCGCGGTGCGCCGCAGCTGGGAAAGGAGGATGTGCTGCCGCCCATCGAGGAGCCGCCGTCCCTGCCGGACAGGGCCGTGACCGAACGATACCTCGCCTTCTTTGGCACCTCTCACTTCAGGTTGGTGTTCCCTGTGTTGGACACTGTTCTGTTTGAGGAGACCATAGACACCGCCTACGGCCTGGGAAGCCCCGGTCCCCATGAGCTTCTTGTTGCCAAAACCTGTGTCTTTGCCTTTCTATGCATGGTGACCTTATTTGTGGGCTCCGAATCGCCGGTAGTGCCGCCAATAGAAGGAGACGTGATGGCTGCAAAGGCTCAGCATTTGCTCCCAGCCGCGCTGCGTCGCGATTTTACTCTGACTAGTTTGCAGACCATGATCATGTTG ACCATGTACCAGCTCTTTGCCGGCCGGGTTCAGTCCTCTCTCATATGTCTCTCCCTCGCCTGTCGCATCATGTTTATGCTGGGCGCAcacaccatcgccaacccTTGGTCATCCTCTTCGCCGGCGTCGCGGGCACCAAAGCTTCTCCGCAAGCTCTTTTGGTTGACCTACAACTTTGACAAGGAGCTCTCTCTGCGTACTGGCCAGCCGCCTTGCATCCCAGACGAACATTGCGACCTGTCGCTGCCGCCCAACTATGCCCTGACTCAATACCTCGACCGGTATATGCAAGTCGACCACGATGATGAGACCATGATCCCAAGCTTGCCTGGCGACTTGAGGTTGACGCTCATCAAGTCAAAAACATGTCAGCTGCTCTACTCGGCCGAAGCCCTCCGCAAGACAGACGCCGAGCTGTTGCGGAATATACGAGAACTCGACGATGAGCTGGAAAAGTGGCGGCTCTCTGTCCCGCTCAAACACAGGCCCGCCCTTTCGATTTCCCGCCATGTGGGAGTCAACAAAGCCCTGAGTGAAGCCCACGACAGTGTTCGAACCATTGTCATCAATTTTGAGTATCATTACCTGGTAGCCACCATCCACCGCGCCACGGGAAGATGTCGGGCTTGGGGCGCTCATGGCGAGGTGGTGCCTGGTGAGGAGATGAAGGGTGTCAGCTCTAGTCTGGCTCTGAGTGTAGAAGCTAGCCGTTCTACGTTGCTCTACCTGAGGAGTGCGCTTCCCGTGCTGATGGCGCCAGAGGTATTCTGTATGATGCTGTTCTACCCCATGTCAGCAGTTCTCAACATCTTCTGCAGCGTCTTATTAAACCCCCTGGAGCCACAAGCGGAAGCTGATGTCGCATTGTTAGACTCGGCGCCTGAAATGATCAGGAATATGAGGATCAAGCAGGTTGCCAAAAATGAGATGCTGCAGCTCAAACTAGTTGAAGAGTTCATCACTGAACTGTCCAGGCTCAGCCGGTGTGCTATTGTCGAGGCGGCCAGAAGACATGGAGTTATGGATATCGACGGGGGAGGGTAA